Proteins encoded in a region of the Chelonoidis abingdonii isolate Lonesome George chromosome 2, CheloAbing_2.0, whole genome shotgun sequence genome:
- the LRATD2 gene encoding protein LRATD2, with protein sequence MGNQMEKLTHLNYKEVPTADPTGMDRDEGPRIGVSYIFSSDDDELEQQQQDSVAQDMGGEHPAPQPYDPRLQEVECSVYYRDECIYQKSFSGDDTAPDERDGGGAGQLSTYTPENLLNRCKPGDLVEFVCQAQYPHWAVYVGDFQVVHLHRLEVVNSFLTDASQGRRGRIANYLYRYKPLSPATVVRNALEQVGCKDRELSWRNSECFAAWCRYGKREFKIGGELRIGKQPYRLQIRLGDKRSHTLEFQSLEDLIMEKRRNDQIGRAAVIQELSSHLQAAEEEEEEADPGAQTAAE encoded by the coding sequence ATGGGGAACCAGATGGAGAAATTGACCCACTTAAACTACAAGGAAGTTCCCACGGCCGACCCGACGGGCATGGACAGAGACGAGGGTCCAAGGATCGGGGTGTCCTACATCTTTTCCAGTGATGACgatgagctggagcagcagcagcaggactcagTGGCTCAGGATATGGGAGGCGAGCACCCTGCACCGCAGCCCTATGACCCTCGTTTGCAGGAGGTGGAGTGTTCGGTTTATTATCGGGATGAGTGTATCTACCAGAAGAGCTTCTCTGGGGATGATACCGCACCAGACGAGAGGGAtggaggaggtgcagggcagCTGAGCACTTATACCCCAGAGAATCTGCTGAACAGATGTAAACCAGGTGACCTGGTGGAGTTTGTGTGCCAGGCCCAGTACCCACACTGGGCAGTGTATGTTGGCGATTTTCAGGTAGTGCACCTGCATCGGCTGGAGGTGGTGAACAGCTTCTTGACTGATGCCAGCCAGGGCAGGAGAGGTCGCATTGCCAACTATTTGTACCGTTACAAGCCCCTGAGCCCAGCCACGGTGGTGCGGAATGCCCTGGAGCAGGTGGGCTGCAAGGATCGGGAGCTGAGCTGGAGGAACTCTGAGTGCTTCGCTGCCTGGTGCCGCTATGGGAAACGGGAGTTTAAAATCGGCGGGGAGCTCCGCATAGGGAAGCAGCCCTACCGGTTGCAGATCCGGCTAGGGGACAAACGCAGCCACACACTGGAATTCCAGAGCCTGGAGGATCTGATcatggagaagaggaggaatgaCCAGATTGGTAGAGCTGCTGTGATCCAGGAGCTCTCCAGCCATCTGCAagctgcagaggaggaagaggaggaggctgaTCCAGGTGCCCAGACTGCTGCTGAGTAG